From Porphyromonadaceae bacterium W3.11, one genomic window encodes:
- a CDS encoding ATP-binding cassette domain-containing protein: MIEIKDIKKSYGKKNVLMGVNTEFKSGECSLIIGKSGVGKTVLMKCIVGLEIPDEGEVLYDGRSLHEMDKDDTQLLRREVGMLFQNSALFDSMSVFENVLFPLQMFSKEKAANRRKRARDCLRKVNLYDARYKYPGEISGGMKKRVAIARAIALNPRYLFCDEPSSGLDPETSKMIDALLREITKENDITTIINTHDMNSVSNIGDHVLFINAGNIWWEGKGSEIENSDDEILKNFVFISKL, from the coding sequence ATGATAGAGATAAAAGACATAAAGAAAAGCTATGGTAAGAAGAATGTCCTGATGGGCGTTAATACCGAGTTTAAGTCAGGCGAGTGTTCGCTGATTATTGGTAAGAGTGGTGTTGGGAAGACAGTCTTGATGAAGTGTATCGTAGGGCTAGAGATTCCCGATGAGGGAGAGGTCCTCTATGACGGACGTAGCTTGCATGAGATGGATAAGGATGATACCCAGCTTTTGAGACGTGAGGTAGGGATGCTTTTCCAAAACTCAGCTCTCTTTGATAGTATGTCAGTCTTTGAGAATGTGCTATTTCCCTTGCAGATGTTCTCAAAAGAGAAGGCCGCCAATAGAAGAAAGCGTGCTAGAGACTGCTTGCGGAAAGTGAATCTCTACGATGCACGATATAAGTATCCAGGTGAGATTAGTGGGGGGATGAAAAAGCGTGTAGCTATTGCTAGAGCGATAGCCCTTAACCCTCGTTATCTATTTTGTGATGAGCCTTCTAGTGGTCTTGACCCAGAGACTTCTAAGATGATTGACGCACTGCTAAGAGAGATCACAAAGGAAAATGATATCACTACCATCATTAATACACATGACATGAACTCAGTCTCTAATATTGGTGATCATGTCTTATTCATTAATGCAGGTAATATTTGGTGGGAAGGTAAGGGCAGTGAGATTGAAAATAGTGATGATGAGATATTGAAGAACTTCGTATTCATCAGTAAGCTATAG